The DNA window CCTTTTTGGCCTAGTTTGCAGAGGACTCCACCCATTGTGAGTGGGGTATTACCCTCCCCTCTGTCCATCCCAGATGGTCCTCTGAAGAGCTTCACCTGGTTTCTATTGTACTGCTGCGGGACTGGGAACCTTTACAGTTCTCTGAGTGGGCTGAACTCTGTGTTGCTTAGATAGTTGGCTGCCCTAGGTGAGAAAAATCAACATTTATACAGATTTTCTGGCTGTTGTTTTGGGTGTGACTGAGTAGTTGGGAACTTAAAGGCTTAAAGGAGCCCATTAAGGGGGACTCCTATAGCCACCTGCTTGTATATTCAGGTTTCTTATACTCTCCTAGTACTTAGATACTTTTTTCCCTAACAGGACAGACTTCTTCCTTATGACCCTCCCCATAGATTTTCTTTAATCATCACCACTTTGCCTGTAGCACCATGCAGGATTGGGTTAAGTCCAGTAATATCAGCAGGTGTTTTCATTTGCTCTATCTTTCTCAGGCAATAAACTTCATATATTggaacagacttttttttttttcactaagaaccttcttatttttattgttaggATCTGGGTTACTGGAGAGGGATGAAACAAGAGGAGTGGGTGGCTCCAATACCTGACCCGTGTTTCACAGGCTTGTAGGTGATAGAGAATTCGCCCAGGTAGTGGCCGATCGTCTCGGGCTTAATTTCAACCTGATTGAAGGTCTTGCCATTGTAGACGCCCCCCATACTGCCCACCATCTCTGGCGGATGATCATGTCTCGAAGGTGTCTTCACAACCTCGGGCTTTTCCATGGGGGGTGCCTCCTTCTTGGCCTTCCTCAGGCGCTTAAAGAGGGAATGCTGCTTGCGCGGCAGACCCCGGCTGAGTCTCCGCCGCTGCCGAGCGCTGTACAACTGCACGAGCTGTTCATAAGACAAGTCTAGGAGCTGATCCAGGTCCACGCCGCGGTACGTGAACTTCCGGAAGGTTCGCTTCTTCTTCTGCTCCACTTGTCTGCTGTTAGGAAAAAAGGGAACAGActtgtaaaaaaattaacttttttttttgctcctcacCTTTGCTCAATGGTGGAGGCAGTGTGTCTGCCTTCATTATCAGTTTAGTAATGGTAGGGGGAGTTATTTTCTGTTTCAGTACTTTCTTAATTCCAGTTAGAGGGATGAAGGGGAAGATGGTGATGCTGAGGGTATTTTACTACTCACCTCAACCCCGGTGCAAGTGCAGAAAcgtttttttcttctctggtttGGCTTTATGGACTTTGACTCTTTAGTGGGAGTTGCAGGACAAAGGGGAGAAATTCTCTGAAATTCTCAAACTTACCTTTCCCTATGAATTGTGTAGGCCTGAAAATCAAAGCTtgacagtggagggaaagatagtGAAACCTGATTTAACATTAGGAGAGAATGTGTTGACCAATTATTCCTTCTGACTAGCCGGTGAGTAagggttgggagggggggggtgtgggCAATGTGGCCTCTGGAGAAATTTGAGAAATATGACATTCTGGGTGATTTTAGTTATTCAGGGATGGATATCTCCATAAGGGAAATGTGGTAGCCAATGgatcaagaaatatttaattgGTGTCAGAAAAGGAGGGGAGACAAATTTAGGCCAAAGGACTTTATTGGAGAAATGGATAATGTTTAATTTGAGAAGAGCAGACTGGGGTAGGAGGAGAGAAATGATAACTGTATTTGAGTATTGAGCAGTATTTGAGACTGTTagatggaagaaggattagacttctGCTGTTTGTCCCaaggaaagaactagaaataaaagttaggagttgcaaagaagcaaatctgggtttgatgtcagaaaaaaaataactgcctTATAATTAGAGCATAATGGAAAGGGTTAACTCAAGAGATACTAGGTTCCCCTTCACCGGAAGTCTTCATGCAGAGGATAGATGACTacttggttcttttctttttttttttaattaataaagtttttttttcccttacatggaaagatagttctcaacctttgtttatacaagctttccaatttcagatttttctccctccctcccccctcccctagacagcaggtaatctgatataggttatatatatatatatatatatatatatacacacacacacacacacataataacatcaaacatatttctgcattagtcatgttataagagaaaagtcagagcaacgacgaaaaacctcaaaatagaaaaacaacagcaccaaaaacaaaagaaatagtatggttcattcagcatctatactccacagttcttttttttttttttcctggatttggagatcctcttctatcatgagttccctggaactctttgtATACTTGGTTATTTTCTAATGCCTagtctgaaattctgtgactctgaAGGGCAGGAAAAGTTCCTTTCATGAGAGTGGCTCCTTGGAATTAAGGTATTGTCATACAAAATCCCTTGTTAAAGTAATACTATTTTGTTTCTGAGGGGAAAGATATTAATTCATTGGTGTCTGTTAAAACATTAGCAAATGTTAGTTGATATGCTAACAAGAAAGGTCCTAGAGAAATTAACATTGGAGCCAGTAGGTTTTgactggggagaagagaaaggaccaGAGCATGAGGTGCTCGGGAACTGCAGATCTGGATTAGTTTTTCTGTGAGGCTAGAAGTGTCATAAGGGCTTTATACTATAATGGTGTTGTAAGCCTAGAGCCAGGGTTGGGAAGAGAAGTATTAAAACAGGAGAAGTGAAGACAAACTGAGTAATTAAATTTTGTTCTAATTTCATTTGAATTATATAGTAGAGCTTCACTGATTTGGAATAATTGGTGGAGAGGTAAATTTCAATTAGAGAACATGAATTACagactttgaaaaaaagaaatagtttcatTATTCTTGAATAACTTGGGAAATTTTCTAGCAGAGTGATTCCAAGTGGATAACCATTGGATGCTATATTTAATATACAAATGACTCATTTGTAATTGTCAGCATCATTTCTACAAaacaattatttcatattttacctgtgaattgaattgttaaagtCAGTAATAATGTGATCTAATATGGtttaaatatatcatttaaaattttcattcagATGGCTTAAAAGCCCCTTCTTTGtagagaatggaaaaagaaattccaatCCAGCTTTGGTTGATTTATTACATATCAGTAGAGTCTGAATTATGGAAGTTTTGCTGTAGTTGAGATTTAAGCCAGTGTTTTAAGGCTACCTAATCCTCGatttcagcttttttttctttctttttttggtgttcaAATAGATCTAGGTAGGTAAGCATAAATTCTGCTATTACCCTGTGCTTTATCTAatagtgctagatttggaatcagagaacttgTGTTGAATTCTGGCTCAAcaaattaatgtttattattgaCTACTTACTACTTGTGCAATTGTGGGTAGATTTATCTGCTTCTCTAGGCTTCAgaatcctcatctgtaacatgaggatcTAGGATTAATTTACCTCTAAGGTCTCTCTACCAACTGtcaatggatgatgatgatggtggtggtggtggtggtggtggtgatgatggtgattgcATTGTAGTATACTGAGGATGGAAGTAGTGTTATTATTCACTTAATTTCtcctaagggttttttttttttggtggtggggagggttgttattctagatctatgattttggGTGGAGTAGAGATCTCCAGGTaaagaaatttcctctaccaaagcagatcaaTATCTGTTTacattatagtcttagagagttgcataggttaaatgagaacaaaaataatttgcTGGGGGTAACTCATTCCATCACTATCAGAAATAccaattcttcttgacctctcaaaTCATTGTGTAACACTGCttctaaactttttaaaaaatgtaaactttACTATTCAGATCTTGAATCCTAGAAAACAGAGCTAATGTGGTACAAAGAAGGTAACTGGAGCCGGTGGCTCCAGGATGGTTTGGGGAAAAGGGATCTTATGATCCCTTTAAATGCAAGAGACAGGTGACTAGAGCAGGCAAATTTGAAGTGAGTACAGAGATTTGTTTAGAAAAATAGTATTGGCATAGGCCCTCAAACATCCTGGTTGTGACACAACTGCTTATTTAATCAAAAATATTCTAGCTGCCTTTGTGGGGACAACCATCAAAAGGAGAGCTTGATGAAAACTTTTAGGTACTGTAGTGAatggagtgctggacttagagtcaagaagatctgagttcaaatcttgcattagactagctgtgtgacctcagtaaTATCAcaacctttcttagcctcagattcttcatctatgAGATAGAATTAATGATAGTACCtctctcacagagttgttttgagagtcaaatgaggtattatgttatatatacatatacatgtatctgCATATACATAAAATGTTACACAAATTATTGtatcatacacatacatgttatatagttatataaatatatgcatgcatgttatatatacatgcgtcacatatataccatatacatatgttttatatatatatatatatataaaacactttgaaaaccttaaagtactatatagatgttaATTATTTAAAGGATTTGTTTTAACTGTTAGAAGTTATCCTTGAATAAAAATTAGGATACGGAAGAAAAAAAGCCATCCACATTGAGCCAGCTTCTGTTTCTACCTTTCTGCCAGGTCACAGATATCAGATGTGGTTTTGGCCTTTATTTATCATCACATAACATTCTGGCATCCTATCCCATTCCCCGAATATGAGAGGAATGAGAAGGTTACTTCGAAGGTCATCTGTCTGAGAAGCTATCCCTGGGACAATGACAAGAATCTTGAATTTCATCTTAGAAGAATACAAGACAACGGGGGAAAACATGTAGTGAGAAGCCTCAAGAAGTGGATATGCATGGTATAAACCCCAAAGGTAAGAACAGAATAGGCATTCAATGGCAAGAATTTCTCTTGTAAAAGAATAGGTCATGGGTAGATTTTAAATTCAACTTTAAATACAAAGCACATGGCAATTGAGACATCCAGGACAGGGGTAAAATGAATCCAATATTCCCCTTTGTGCTGCTTAATTTAAGTTGCCAGAATTCAAAAGGTAGAGAAACTCTTTCTATACTTCCTTCACCATTTTGCTCTGGGACTCAGCAGGTCTTTGGATTAAGATCTGGTCCTACTGATAATTGGAAAACTTTTTCATACCCCAACAGTGGTAGCATGAGTCACTAGGAGATCTTTTATTCTGGCCTGCCAGACTCTAACTGGGGCATGGAATCAAACCTCCATGACCTATGGGAAATAGGAGTAGGTATTTATGCAGAAGGTCAGTCCATTCcaagatggagagaaaaaaaattcttcctcttcttatCCAACTCTTTGGACCCTCTTCTTCCACTCCCTCATCTCCGCTCTACTAACTTGCCTGCTCACTATAGGTTTTCAAACATTTGGCCTTAGTGCCTCAGGTCAAAAAGCAGAGTAAAGTAGAAAGGACATATAGTATAGTAAtaccttatttaaaaaatttttttaatttattattttttttagtgaggcagttggggttaagtgacttgcccagggccacacagctagtaagtgttaagtgtctgaggctggatttgaactcaggtattcctgactccagggccggtgctctatccactgcaccacctagctgccccaataccttaTTAAAGAGATTTCCCCCAACTACAACTCCAATTCGGAAGAATCAgggaataaagaaagcaaaaaaaaaaaaaaaggtttaatttCAGACATATTGAAGTAACCTGCTAGTTAAAtaaatgcctggaagtcctcaCAGACACTTCAGAGAGTGAACtatgaataaaatttattttcaccTGTGGTACCACCACTGCCTCCAATTTACCAAAATACAAAAATGTCATTATGACTTTTCTACTGACTTAATGAATGAAATGTTGATGTTTGTCTCAGACCAAGTCCTCTAAGCAATTCTGTCCCCAttcaaattttcctttataatacacTAAAAAAATCACCAAGACTTTGGTTCCTTGGAAACTATTACATGTAAAAGTTTTTTAATAcagttcctggcatgtagtaggtgctatattaatttttattcccCCTTTTCATCTCCCTAATAATGACATCTTCCCTTCCTGAATAGTAAGAACATTGTTTATTGACTCAAGAGAATGAGCCCCTTTTTTATGAGGACTACCTGAAATCTTCCCACTTAAGTCTCTAACCAACTTAAGTGTTGATGCCAGGCCACAACTGCATTCTGCTCTAGACTGGCCTGTCCTTGGAAATGAACTTAAATAAGTGCtttagagagagaatgaaaaatctGTTATTTCTCACTGTCACGGCACCTTTTATCTTTTGAGTTAAGTGTTAGGTTgggtggaaagaaaggaaaattacagTTCCATTTAGTACTTGTTTTTCCCAGATTAAAAACTCAAACATGACAAAAGTTAATATTTTGTCATATGTTTCTTTATTTAAAGGTgcagatttaaaaacaaacatatagTCAGTTTTCATTGGTTAGTCCGAAACCACATAATCACATAGGTTATTCTTGGGCAGTAGATAAGACACTTGTGTCAAAATGCTTAACATCAATTATCTTGAATCTAACAATTATCTTGAAACTGTGCTGTGTCATGGAGCATGgcaaatgaaacaaaaatcagACCCAGGTGTCCTAAGTATGGTGGTGTCAGTTTAGAAGATGAGAACTTTGCTATACATTGATCTcttttggaaattgaagggttagcttccctttctcttttttcttaaatatttggaTGGATTTGTGGGGACTTCCTTGTGTGGACTTACCTCACCCTTCCTTTTCTGCCCCTTCTCCACCACAACTTTTGGTTTAAGTTAGAATTTACAGAGCCAAAGTACCATAAAGAAGCTAACCATGCCTATGttgaaaattccatttttttttccttttctggtggTTGGGACCATAAGTGAAAGTACTAAAAGTTTCAGCAAAGAACCCTGATCTCACCTCATATGATTGCCAGTTCTCAGTAGGCTTGAGAGGTTTGGATAAACACCAGTTTATGCACTCAGGGAAACCAAAATCAGAACCTCTCAATGTAGGTCTCTACCCTTCAACCCCTCCCACCAGCTCTTTGAATAAATCTGAGATAAAGGATTCCTTTATAACAGGAAACATGTATATTGTTAAACCATAAGATTTTTATCTAAATTAGTGCCTTCTGAAATGTCTCATGGATATATTCTAGAGATTTGTTCTCTTGTATtaggaaaggcagtgtggtatagtggataaattGTTGGGCTTGGAGTCTAAAAGGCTTCTGTttcaattctgcctctgatacttaatacTATATGGCcatgggtaagtaatttaacatctctgagtttcaatttcattttctgcaaaatagggataatacctGTGGTCCTGTAATGCCACAACGGCACatttgtgaggcttaaatgaaatgatttatgtaaaatactttgtaaatggtACCAGTCTTTAAAGAAGCAGAGGTGGTGGATTGTGGATTAAACTCTTCAGGAAAAAAGAAGACTTAAAGAACAGccctatgtttttaaaataaaaaaaaatgtttctatatttctctctttctgtctctttgtgtccgtctgtctgtctgtctgtagctaccttgctttcttccttcataCATTATAATTCCTGGGCTATTAGAAGGACCAAGCATGAGCCCTGGAAACAGGAAACTAATCCAACTGACCACTTGAGGGTGGTAGTGTGTTATCTTGCCATCAAGGCTGAACCCATTTCTTTCCCAATCAATTGTGTGCAATTTGAAGAACTTAGAAAATCTTTAGTGAACTATGGGTAAAGACATCACCAGAACACAGTCTGTAACCTTTTCCCACTCTAATCACTGTTCTGAGTTGCttgtgaaaataaagaaaggacaCTAGCATAGTTCACTCATGAGGATCTGATTGTTGGATCatttgaaaaagaagaggaaaaaagccaCAAGAAATTAATTTGCATCAATCCTTTTAGTTACCCTCTGAAATGAAAGGTTAGAAACTAGTCCATTACCAAAAATGGAGACTATGCATCTTCTTTCGGTGtgctttgtttctttggaaaatacTGAGAAGTTTgatatgtttatagttttcattTGTCTGATAGAAACATGTTATAATGTGAGAGTGTAATGATCTTTTAACTATTCACTCAAACATCGTACTTTCCTTTTCTCAGTTCTAAGCAGCTGTTTGTTCCAAGCATCATAGGAATGGTGGAAGAAAATCCACCCATTAAtcaataaatgaacatttatgaagtacctactataggAAAAGGAACACTACAGTGAACAGAAACCTGGCCATGGAaacaaagaactgagttcaagttttgcctccactgtttgaccctgggcaaattacttaacttctcaatgcctctgaaactctctaagactttaattTGCTGAATACCTTTTGATCTGCACTGAAGAAGGAGACTGGTCAGAAATTTATCCATGAATGAAGTAACATATCTGAGAaaaatatgctaggcactgtgtaaaatgctaaagatacaaagacaaatgtgaaCTAGACCCTGCTCACaataagtttatattctagtGAGAGGGTACATCTTCATCTATTAATAAATACTGGGTACAATTAAAaggtgatttttttgggggggggaagggtgggtGACTAACAATTATGGAAATCAGGAAAAGTCTCTTGAAGAAGGTTATGCTTAACTTTGGATCTAGTTATTCCGAAAGATGGCAGTGAAACATTCCAGGTATTGGGGATAGCCTATGTAAAGCCACATAAGTGGAAGATGGAATTCCATGCATGGGGGATAGTAATGAGGTCAATTTGTCTGGAGCAGAGTTCTTGACAGGGAGTAATGGGACATCAACATGGCAAAGTAGGCTGAAGTTAAGTTTCAAAAGGTCTTAAATTTCAaccagaggaatttatatttgccTAGAGGCATGGCCAAACCTatcctttaggaatatcattttggaagttgtttggaggggagagGCCTGATACAGGAAAAAGCAATTAGGAAGTTAATGTATTAATAGTGGTGAGAGATGATATGGGCTTGATTAAGGGGAGTTGTGGTATGAgtagaaaaaagggaagatgaGAGATATGGAAAACGTAGCATTGGTAAGTCTTGGCAATTGGTgaatgagagtgatgaaaaaTTAGATTGATTAATATGAATGATTAGAATGGGGCAAGTCAAAATGcaaatgtataattttataaatgtaaagATGTGAAGTAAAACAACTAAAGATATCTGTAACACAAACATAGGTACAAGCTTGGTTTACTTGATCAAAGGTTAAATTATAATCAAGGGAACCATATTATCCATAATTTGTGGATGTAAAAATATTGCTAAAATCTTATAGAATAAAAACATTCCCCTTGGCTAGAACCACATATTTTTACCTCTAAatgaggttttatttttaaaatttttttcttacttcactGAACTTTCTCCATTATTCTCCCTCCTGCTTCTAGAGGACCACCTcatataaaaatagtattttaaaagacaaaacaaagaagaACAAGGATaagaaaaaatcagcataactgataaatacatagaaaaatctgaaaatatgcaCAAAGTATAACACTTGTGGACCtgctacctctgcaaagaaataaCATAGGgattttttctcatatctcttcttttgagccCTGTTGTAATTTATAACTTTGTAACACtcactttttaaataaatgtattttttccaattacatgtaaaaacagatttttatatatgtttttttttaaattttgagttccaaattatcacCCTCCTTCTTGcctctatcccttcttccttgagaaagcaaggaatttgatataggttatacatgtgcagtcataaaaaacatatttccatattagtcatgttgcaaaagaaaacacagaccaacctcccccccccccaataaagaaaataaagaaaagtatgtTTCAGCCTTCattgactccatcagttcttcccatggagatggatagcatttttcattattaagtccttcagaattgtcttggatcattgtattgctaagagtaatgaagtcattcacagttggtcatcatgcaatattgttgttactgtgtatactgttctcctggttctactcaattcactttgcatcagttcatgtaagtctttccaggtttttctgaaaagatcctgttcatcatttattaaagcacaataatattcatcacaatcatataccacagcttcctCAGCTATTTCCTAATTGAGggcatctcaatttccaattctttgccactacaataGAGCTCCTATATATATCTTTGCACATAcaggttatttttgtttatttaaaaaatctctttgggatacaaatatagcagtggtattgctaggttgagGGGTGTTcatagtttgatagccctttggtatagtttcaaattgctccccagaacagttgtatcagttcataactccatcaacaatgctttaatgtcctaatttttccacatccccttcaacatttatcattttccttatctgtcatatttgccaatctgataggtatgaggtggtaccttagagtagttttaatgtgaatttctctaatcaatagtgatttaaagcatttttatatgactatagataactttgatttcttcatatgaaaacttcttgttcatatcctttgacaatttatcatctggggaataacttgtattctttttttttgtgtgtgtgtgtgaggcaattggggtgaagtgacttgcccagggtcacacagctaataagtgttaaatgtctgaggctgaatttgaactcaggtcctcctgactccagggccagtgctctatccactgtgctgcctagctgccccaataacttgtattcttctaactttgactcagttctctatatctttgagaaatgaggcctttatcagaaaaacttgctattttttcacagttatgattactgtgtatctccccctcccaatttatccttctctctctgtcctttaactttgtccctcctcaaaagtattttggttCTGACCGCTGCCTCTCTCAATATGTTCTCCCTTCTATTTGCCCCTCCTTACCCTTCTCCTGTCCCCTTACCTTCCTACTTCCTTGCAGTAcaagacagatttctatacccagctgagtgtgcatgttattcctcctttgagccaattctgatgagagtaaggttcaaatgttgtctgcttccccctcccccatcttcctcatcaatataaaagctcttttgtaccttttttatgtgagatgatttaccgcattctatctctccctttcactttctccagtgcatccttccttctcacccattaattttattcttttttagatATACCATTATAGTCAAGTCACACTCATACCTGTTGTCTATGTATAGTCCTTCTAACTGCCCtgataatgataaaattcatGAGAgttgtatcattttcccatgtaggaatataaacagtttaagttTATTGAATTCtttgtgatttctctttcctgtttacttttttatgcttcttttgagtttttatttgaaagtaaaattttgtcctcagttctggtcttttcatcagggatgcttgaaagtcttctatttcattaaatctcCATCCCCCCTACCCTTGAAgagttatactcagttttgctggataattgATTTCTGATTTTAATCCTAGCTcttgtgagtgtgtatatgtacgtatgtatttttatgtattacatacatatagtttttaagggcagctaggtgatacagaggATAGCATGctggactcctcttcctgagttaaaatctggccttggatactaattagctgtgtaacgctgggcaagtcacttatttcccAAATAATTATGTTTTCTGTTTTACGCAGTACTAAATCattgagttctattgtttctgattttCATTGATCTCTCTATTTTTAAGTAACACCAAATGGTTTTTAATGACTATTTCTTTATTATATAGTTTGAAGGCTGGAAATGCTATTTCCCCCTTTGTCTCTacctcttttctttatatttcatattgtttgttttttttaaatgaatgttgttATTTATTTCTGTAGAGTCTTAccttgatagtttgattggtatagcattaaaactgtaaattaactttggtagtataataattttttattttattggcaggGTCTAACCATGAGCACTGAATAGTACtagtgatttttgttgttatttcttttaggAGCACTTTCTAACTTAATCCATACCAGCATTTTTCATTCTTCAGTAGATTGATTCCCAGGTATTCtatactttttgttgttatttggaaTGAGATTTCCATGTCTATTATTGTcttttggattttgttatta is part of the Dromiciops gliroides isolate mDroGli1 chromosome 4, mDroGli1.pri, whole genome shotgun sequence genome and encodes:
- the LOC122755125 gene encoding uncharacterized protein LOC122755125 codes for the protein MVEIQRIKFWPQISWQTGRPCGSQKGASPVLSHLYSGASELMHSTSVTASGEVSKEARVKVNIVEETEVAVELVPVAPKGCSLFAGDGSWLAWEAMACTPLSRCVIDVSYGPSKLSLAEKVSLSFPPLSSFDFQAYTIHRESRQVEQKKKRTFRKFTYRGVDLDQLLDLSYEQLVQLYSARQRRRLSRGLPRKQHSLFKRLRKAKKEAPPMEKPEVVKTPSRHDHPPEMVGSMGGVYNGKTFNQVEIKPETIGHYLGEFSITYKPVKHGSGIGATHSSCFIPLQ